One Ovis aries strain OAR_USU_Benz2616 breed Rambouillet chromosome 24, ARS-UI_Ramb_v3.0, whole genome shotgun sequence genomic window, GGCTCAGGAGGGAGCATATGGCCTCAGTTAACTTTAGCCTCACAAATATCCTGTTCTGAGGACAAAGCAAGTGAAGAAGCCTCAGCAGCTATGTCCTTGGACAGCTACATCATGCCCCGTGCCTCCCAGACTGGTGTGGTCTCCAAAAAGGAGTATGATGCCAGGACCAGCCTCACAGTGAGGGGGTGAGCCCTCGTGCACCCAGGCCCCACGAGTGCTCAGGAAAAGGCAGTTCTAGGGGCCTTTATGTGGGTTCCCTTGAGTCTCAGTGATGGGCAGGCAGGTGCGGTGCTCTCTAAAGGTGTTCTCTGAGGCAGGTAGGGGAGGGCTGAAAGTACATATATTCTTCCTAAGCTAGGCCAGGCTGCAAGTATCTGCATGTATCCAAGAGAAAGTATCTGTTCCTCTGATTTGAACAAAGGCACTCTACGGACTGGCAGCACCTCAGCCATCTTGCAGGTGAACACTGTCACAGAGCAGTGAGGTGATTGGTTTTCCCCATGACCCCCAGTTGTGACATACGTTGTGGTGACTGCACCTTGGGTGGCAGCACCTCAGGTATGGAACAGCCATTTTGATGAGGGCTGTGCTGTGGACTGAAGACAGGCTGCTTCTACTCACAAAAGTGCACTTCTGGGCTGGCGGGGGGCAGTGTTGTTTCCTTGTGTAGAGAGtggtctccccaccccaccaaagTGGCTGCTTAGGTAGGGAGGTGTGGTAAGTGTCCGATGTTAAATGGCACCTTTCAGACCATTTCCAAAGAATGGGGAGAGGTGGTAAGAGACTCAGATTGTGTCTTGGAAGATGAATTGGTTATTAGGCTGGGGGTTATTAGGCTGGGCCGGGTGTCTTTAGCACTGCTGACGTTGGGGCTGGATGATTCTGGGGGAGGTTGTCTTCTGCACCGCAGCCATGTTTAGCATCGCCAGCTCCTGGTAGGTTGTCTCTCCACTAGAGGCCAGTTTCAGCTGAGTAGGGAGCCTAATTGGTTGAGATCCTGAGCCAGGTGGAGAGGTTTTTCATGCAGAAGAAAAAGTGCGGTTCATTTTGCTGTGCTGAGGTCACAGCAAGAACAAGACAGGGAAAGCTTCCTGGGACCCGCTGTTCCTAGTAGAGCAGTGGCCATGAGAAACAGAGCATTCCCAATTGGTGGTTGTGTGTCCTGGGCGCTGGGAACATTGAAGGACTGTATAGGGTGCCTGGGGAAGGTTTCTCTGAAGAGGGAAGAGGTGGTATCTGAATGCCCTTGGGTGCCTGGAGGCAGCAGCCATTCTAAGTGGCAGAGGGCAAGGCAAGAAAAAGTTTGATGTGGGAACATGGGGAGCATAGGAAACATGAGGAGCAATATGTCTTGATGCGAAGCAGGGAGAAGTGTGAAGGGAATGGAGGAGATTGTAGGTGGATGCAGATAAACCCGGAGGCTCATTCAGGGAGACAGAGTAAGGATGAGGGCCCCCCGCAtggccaggctgggggagggcagcGGAGGCCACCCCAACTCCAGCGAGgccccctttcctctcccctaGATGAGGCATTCGAGGCCCTGCGCATCGAGCCCTTCTCCAGCCCACCTGAGCTGCCGGACGTGATGAAGCCACAGGACTCAGGAAGCAGCGCCAACGAACAGGCTGTGCAGTGAGAGGCCTCCCCAAACTGTCCCCCCTTAATAAAAGATTTGGGCGTCCATCTGGTTGCTGCCTCTTTCTGCACCCTCTCCTGTGTCAGGCGTGCCCCTTCCTGGTGTGTGGCCCACCCtcagcctcttccagcccagccttctCAGCCTGGGGACAGAAAGGTCTTCCGCTTTGTTTCTTCAGGGCAGCACCCCCCTTGGGGGCAGGGGACACAGCCAGAAAGCAAAGGCAGCTCCTCTCCtagccctcccacccccaataaAGTTTGTAGACCCAATTCctgcatttctcatttttatttgacaGAAAAAGTTGCTCTTGctgtacagattttaaaaaaccaaaatgccTTTAAGAAACGTGAAGAAAAGTTGGGGGGAGGGGCCACAACCTCACTGGGAGGCCAAGAGGAGCCAACTGATTTCAACTCCCCTTCCTTCTGGGTGTAACTCACACAGGTCTGCTAGTTCCAAACCATCATCCCCCCCAGGAACTCGGGGTTCAAGGGGGGCAGTGCCTCCGAAGTCCTTTCTGAGTCAAAACCTGGGAGTCCCAAACCGTATCCTCCCCTCCCACAAATCCCATTCTCATTCCCAACCCACCCCAAACCCCCCAAAACATGTGAACCAGGAAAAACTCACAGAGATTAACATTtcacagaacaaagaaaaaaaggagggagggaaataaGGGAGCCCTCCCCAACGGGATGCTGCCAGGGTTGGGGGGGAGGGCAGACAAGGACCCCTTTCCCCCAGCTCTGTTGGGAAAAAAGGAGGGCACGCCCCGCAGCTCCAGAACTTGGGGCAGGATGGAATTCCCCTGAAAGGATTCACGGAGACCTGAAACAGAGGAGAGTCATCAACGCAGAGGCCCAGGCAGCCCCACGGCCCAGCCCCAGAGTGTGACAAGGACTCACCTTGAGGAGCGGTGCCGCACGGGGCGGGGGCTGGGCGTCTCCTTCCTGCGCTTGTGACCCGGGGAGCGGCTGTCCCCACGCTGGCTTCTCCGGGAACCCCGCTCGCTGCTGCTGCAATGGAGAACCGTCATGAGACCACACACAGCACACCACCAACACCTGGTACCCTGGAACCTGAAAACTTCATTCTGCAGGAATCAGCTGCTAGAGCGGGCTATCGCAGGAGAGCAGTGGCAACTGTACCTCTGCTGGTCCCGCGGCgagggctggggtgaggggcgGCGGCGCTCAGCAGGCGAGTAGCTGAGGGACCGGGAATCCCGGAGGGAGTCTATTGGCTTCCGGGGGCTGCGGGACCTGGGGATCAGAGCAGGTCGCCATAGTGCCTCACTCTTCCAAACTCAGCAGCCAACACTCAGgaccacctccaccccaccccaggtccTGACCGCCAAACCTCATACCACACAGGGCCAACCTCAGACCCACCTTCATCTGCTCACTCACCCATCCGCCCGCACACCATCCACCGAGTCCCCCAACAGGCGGGGCACGGGGTGCAGCGGGGGACGCAAAGATAAAGACAGTCCCTGCCCTTGGAGGGACTCAGTCTGATGGTGAAGGGAGGCCAAGGGAGGCTCGCTGTGCCCCATGTGTGGGAAGCAGCCCCACAGTTGTACACAGGATGTACACGGGGTCTGGGGACCCAGGGGAGGGAAGacaagggcagggcagggaaggggcagggcagTCTTCTCGAAGGTGCTGTTTGAGCGGAGTCTTGCAGAACGAGGAGTTCACCAGGCGGacaagggaattccaggcagGAGGAACAGCATGTCCAAAGGCATGGGGTTCTCCTTAGACTGCAAGGCGCTGTTGAGTGTGGCTGGAGCACAGGGCATGTGTGGGGGCGGGCAGGAGAGGAGAACACAGGGCAGGCAAGGCCAGTTGGTGAAGAGCCTCACACGCCATTCCCGCAGAGGTGGGGCTTTTTCCTGCAGGCCACAGGGCGTCCCGGAAGGATTTGTGGAGTGAAGGGAGTAACCAGATGTGCGGTTTTAGAAAGATCCCTCTGGCTACGTGTGGAAGAGAATGGCgtggaggcagggagacaggGAAGAGGCTGTGGACAGAGTCGGGAGAAGATGACGGTGGCCAGACCAGAGCCCTGGTAACAGTAACAGGCTGACTTAAAAACTAGAATCCCTCAGACCTGGGACCAGGTTGTATGTCACgggcagggagaggaaggaacCTAGGACTCCCCAGTTCTGGCTCACGCACCCGCTTGGATGGCGCAGCCCTCCGCCAGCACAGGGCACAAGAGGAgcaggcagggagaggagagCCCAACTCCTCCTGTACGAGCAGACACACCCAGGGTCACACCCCACCCTTGTGTCCAGCAAGGCAGCACTCACCTCCGCTCACCAGGGGGTGGCTTCTTGGGGCTTGCAGGTTTGGGCAAGGCCTGAGGGCCAGGCTtagcaggggagggggaggaagaagtagaggaggaggaggaggaggaggatgaggaggaggaagaggaggaggaggaagaggaggaggaggaggaggaggaagaggaggaggaggagctggaacTGGAGCTGCTAGAACGCCTCTTCCGCTTGGCTGGGGCTGGCTCCTGAGGACGGCCCTCTCGAACAGCCTCcttgggggctggggcagggctggggacccTGTGGGAGAATAAAGTGTCACGTGGAGACGAGCTGCCCCAGCCCCAACCCTACCTTCCTTGGCCTGGAGGAAcggcagtgggggaggggtgctgaGGAAGGCCCTGGGAGCTCTCCGAGCCGAGAGCTGAGCCTGAGCTGGGAGCCTGTGAGCGCATTCTCTGGAGAGCGTGGCCCCAGCCGACCCAACCTCTGCTAACACAAGCAACAGGCTGGGGCCCGCAGCAAAAGGGATCAAGGTTAAACCTCAAGAATGTCCCTGAAGGAGGAATAAGGCCCCTGGGCTCAGGTGTGGAAGCCGAGCTGGGTGGTCTCCGTCCACGGAGAGGAGAGCCGCAGCTTGGGGAGGCCACCGTGTGTGCGGgttggctgggggaggggccgtcctgcctggaggcagggagagggatAGGATGACCTCTGAAGATCCTTCCAGCCCAGGGAGTTCCTCTTGAGGTCTAACTGCCATCCCTCCTGCTGTAAAATTAAGTCCATTTCCTCTAGTTCTGTCCTCTGTAGAGACGGAAAACTTATCATTATCCTCTAGAGAATTAACCTTCGGAGACTTTTACCTGTCCCATCCCTCCCCCCGTTaacccccaccccagcattctcTTCTACCCCCAACTTAAGGGTCAGGGTCCCATACCTCCTCTCAAAGAGCAAAGAACCTCTGGACAGGGattctccctccccactcccaccaacCATCCCTGAAGCCTTCCCCGTACAAGACTTCTACGAGTCCCCTCACCTCTTCAGTGCTACCTCAGGTTGCGCAGGAAGGCTAGAGCCCTCCGAGTCACTAGAGCTggagccagaggaggaggaggaggaggacgaggacgaCGACGAGGACGACGAGGAGCTGGAGGACGAGGAGGACGAGGAACTCCGCCGCTCCTTGGCTGGCTGCAGGGCAGCCAGTGTGGAAGGCTGCTGGGCCCCCGCACAGGCGGGTGGTTCCCCGCCCTCTGAGTGGGACACCTCGGGGACAGGGCCAGAGAGCATGCCATTGTGGTCACCAGCAGAGGACGTGGTCTTTGCCACCGTCCCGGAGGAAAGGGACTGAGACCCCGCTACAGGGGTGGTCTGGGCAAGCAAAGATCGAGATTGGTCAGAAAAAGCAGATGGCACAGGGGACCTAGGCCGATCCTGAGCTGGAGGAAGAGCAGACTGTGAGGGAGCCTGGACCATTCTAGAAGCAGGAGAGGGAGCCCGCTCAGAGGTCACTCTAGACTGGCTTGGGGCAGATGGCGGGGTTCTGGAGCCTGGGCCCCCTGGTGGGGTTCTGGACCTGGCTCGGTCAAGGAGTGGTGGTGAGGTTCTCCCACTAACACGCTCATAAGCAGAGAGGGGCACCCTGGGGCTGGTGAGGTTTGCACCAGACAAGGCTGGAGCCATTCTAGCACTAGTGAGGTTTGCAGGGGCCAAGGCTGGAGGGGTTCTTGAGCTGGCGATATTCACAGGTGCTGTGGCATGTGCAGACCTAGGACCCaccaggtttgcaggggctggagCCTGGGGTGCTCTGGAGCTGGACGGATAGTTTGCAGCAGTTGGAGCTGTGCCAGAACCCGTGAGACTCAGAGCTGCCAAAGCAGCGGGGGTTCTGGCTCCTGCTAGGTTCACAGCTGGGGCTGTGGGAGTACGAGGGTCAGCGAGGTTCACAGCCGAAGGTGCCACCGCTGTTCTGGGGCTGGCCAAGTTcatggctgctgctgcagctggtgTTCTGGAGTCAGCCAGGTTGACTGCTGAGGGGAGGGCAGGTGTCCTGGCACTGGCCAGGTTCATGGCTGCTGCAGAGGCTGCAGGGATCCTGCTGGCAAGACTGGCCGCAGGGGCCGTTCGGAGACTCATGAGAGGCACTGGAGCTGGAACCTGGGACATTCTCGCAGCAAGGCCAGCTGCagacatggacggaggaggccgAGCGGTGCCAAGGCTGATGGCCGTCAGAGCAAGTGCAATTCTTGACTGAGCATGGTTTTCAGGTACAGATGCTCTTGGGTGATCAGGAATTCGGGGACCTGGACCATCCATCATGGAACCGCCAGCTTGCTGCAGGACAGACATGGGTGTTCTGGAGCTGCCGAGGGGCTCAAGTACTCCAGGTGACCTACAGCGGTCAAGAGGAGTTGGTGACATGCTAGGACGGCTGAAGCAGCCCATTCTGGAGCTATTGAGAGCTACAGGAGGTGTCCGAGAACCAGAATGGTTTCTTGTTGCTGGAGGAGTAGCAGAACGTGATCGATCGGAACTGCTTCCAGAGGCAGAACGTCTGCGGATGGCCGGAGGAGATCTTGTTAAGGACCGTTTGCCCCGAGTTGTTCGTGGAGTACGGGATCGGGAACGGCGGCGAATAGCAAGTGGCGAGCGACTTCGAGAGCGCTTGCGTGGCAGCAATGGGGTTCGAGACCTGGAGCGGCGCCGAATAGCTGGAGGAGTTCGGGACCTAGATCGGCGGCGTGTCACTGGAGAGGTTCGAGAGCGAGACCTCCTTCGAGTTACTGGAGAAGTGCGAGATCGTGATCTCCTTCGGGTGACTGGGGATGTTCTGGATCTCGATCTCCTGCGAGTGATAGGGGAGGTTCGGCTTCGAGATCGCCTTCTGGTTACTGGTGGAGTCCTAGATCTGGACCTTCTTCGAGTCACTGGTGGCGTTCTAGAACGAGAGCGCCGGCGGGTCGGTGTCCTGGACCTTGAACGTCGGCGGGTTACTGGTGGTGTTCTGGACCTAGATCGCCTTCGACTCACAGGCGAAGCTCTTGATCGGGATCTTCGTCTAGTCACTGATGTCCGAGACCTGGATCGTCTCCGACTGACTGGTGAGGTCCGAGACCTGGACCTCCGTCGGCTAACCAGGGGTGTTCTGGACCTGGATCGCCGGTGGGTAGCTGGAGAAGCCCGAGACCTGGAGCGTTTCCACGGTGCTGGTGATGTGCGTGAGCGGGAACGCTTCCGACTGGTTGGGGGCGTCCGAGAGCGACCTCTGCGACGTCGAGAGGAggttctggaactctcctgccgAGCAGGAGATCTTGAATGGTAACCAGAGCCTCCCCTCCGACGGCGAGTAACCCGAGACCTCGACCGGCTCCGCTGTCTTCTCCGAGAGGTTGACTGAGATGATCCAGACCTATCCCGACGTCGGGTGGCCCTGGTTTTCTCCCTCCTCGAGCGGGAACGGGACCTCTGGAGCCCACGAGGCTTTGGTGAAGGAGAACGGCCTCTCCTTGAAGCTGTCTTAGTGCGTGGAGAGGATGCTGAACGCCGCCGGCGTGAGGATCTCGACTTTTCAGCTGGCTCTGGGGAAGATACTGAGGGACTTCTTCGGCGTCTTGGGGGCGTTCTAGAGCGGGTCTCTGGTGAAGATGACGCAGAACGGCTCCTACGGGAGAGCCGGGCCTTCCTAGTCACCTCAGGAGATGACCGGGAGCTGCGACGGCGCGGCGGAGTACGAGACTTAGTCTTGGGCTCTGGTGATGACCGAGAGCTTCTTCTAGCAGTTCTGGATTTGGGAGGATGTTCTGGAGAGGACTCAGAACTGCTGCTTCCTTCAGGAGAAGGCCCTCTGCCTTTGCTTGATGAACCTGATCTGCTTCGTCTTGGAAGGACTCGAGGGGCAGGAGCCTTGGGTTCAGGAGAGGAATCAGAACCACTCTGTGCCCTGGGTGCTGCTCTTGGCTTCTCTTTAACCTCAGGGGATGAGCCAGACCTACTACGCCGAGGAGAAGGCCGGGATTTGCTGTCCACCTCCGGAGAAGATCCAGAGTGACTCCTCTGCCTGAGTGGCATTCGTGTATTAGCTTTAGAATCTGGAGAAGAGTCTGACTCACTTCTCTCCTGAGGGGATGCACTGGGTTTCCCATCGAGTTCCTGAGAAGATCCAGACCGACGTCTCTGCCCAAGAGGTGTCCTAGCCACAGTCTTCTGTTCAACTGATGACTCTGAcccacttctctctctctggggGGTAAGACACTTATTGTTGAGCTCCGGGGAAGATGGAGAACGACTCCTTGGCCTAGGGGTCTGAGGCAAAGCTTTTGGTTCTGGAGAGGAATCACATTCACTTCTCCCCCTGGATGGTGTTCTAGGTATATCTTTCATTCCGGGAGATGACCCAGATAGGCTGTGCCTGGAGGGAGTCCCAGATCCATCTCTAAGTCCTGGGGAAGACCCAGACCTGCTTCTCCTTGAGGGAGTTCTGGGTAAGCCATCTTTCAGTTCAGGAGAAGACGCAGAACTACTTCTTTCCCTTGAAGGGGTTCTGGGTATAGCTTCAAGCACTGGTGAAGACACACTCTGGTTTGAAGACATTCCTGCTTTTTCCACCACATCTGGGGATAACTCAGAGCTGCTGTGTCTGGAGGACCTTGTTGATTGTTCTTTCACATCTAGAGATGGATCTGTCTCTAGCTGATTAGGAAAAGGTCCATTCAAATCTTTACCCTCAGGAGAAAATCCAGTATTCATTTCTGCAACAGGGCCTCCTGAGTTTCTAAATTCTAAAGGTGATCCAAAGCTATTCTCCCTGGGGGGAGAGTTTGACAGTTCTTTATGTTCTGGAGAAAAGTGTGGCCCGCTCCAAGCTGGGGCCATTGCAGGGACTTCTTCCGAAGAAGCCTGCAACTGGCTTTGGTCAAGAGTCAAAGGTACAGCAGGCATTTCTATTTCTGGAGATGATTCAACATTACTTCCAGCAATCTCTTTAAGTTCTGGAGACAAATGCGGCAGGACTTGGTTTGATGATTCTTCAGATTTCTCTACTACCTCCATTAATTCTTCATCTTGGCTTGGCTTAACTAATGTAGAACTTTGGTCTTTTGTATCTGGAGATGACCTAACACCACCTTTTTCCCTTGATGGAGTTCTAGGGGTATCTCTGAGTACTGGTGAGGACTCAGGCCTATTCTGCACTGGAGGAGGACTCAATTTGTCTCTTGGTCTTGGAGGTGATGCACTAACATCCTCTTGCAGGAATAAGccagttttttcttttgattcGGAAGGCTCTAATCTGCTCTGTCCCAGAAGAGATTTAGAGTCTATGGCAGGATATGAGAAAGAGTCGGACTGGGACCTGCTCTGTTCTGGAGATATTTCAGACTTCAGCCTAGGACTTGCTGACAATTCACCTCTTGTTGGAGATCTGGGTGCCAGCTCAGCGACTGGAGATGAGGGCCTAGAGCAGCTGCCCTTAGGAGGTGTTTGAGATTTGCTCTGCAGATATGGAGATTCAGAATGACTTGGTCTCATTTCTGGGCTTGAAGTACCAGATCTGGAGTCTGGTGAAGTTGGAGATTGTCCTTTCTGTTGCAGAAATGAGGGTGGCGTGCTAGACTTGCCTCCTGGACAGAGGGAGAAGGATTCAGAGCAACTTTGTGCTAGTGAATCTTTAGACTTCTCTTGGGAACATGGGGACTTTGATCCAAGATTATGCCCTGGTGGAGTCTGGGGCTTTGCTTTGGGGCACGGCGAAGTAGACCCTGAGTGACTCTGTCTTGGTGGTGTCCCAGGTTTCACTTTGGTATCTGGAGAGGAAGATCTAGAATGACTGTGTCTTTGCAACAATCTAGATTCTGTCTTAGAGCATGGAGACACTGATCTGCTTTGCCTTGGAGGTGTTTTAGATGTCATCCTACTAGGACTTGGAGAAGAGAAGCCAGAATGGCTTTGGACTGGTGATGTTATTGCCTTCACTTTGGGTTGTGGAGATGACGACCCAGATCGGCTCCGTCTTGGAGGTGTGCCAGATTTCACCCTAGAAGGAGAAGACCCAGAGCAACTGTGTCTTGAAGGGGTCCTAGACTTCACCTCAGGGTCAGGTGATGATTCAGAACGGCTCCGTCTCTGTGGCGTTGCAGACTCTTCATTTACCTGGGGACTTGTTACGGACCCTTGCCTTGGTGGTGTTCCAGACTTTGCTTTAGGTTGAGGAGATGAACTGGAATGACTTTGCCTTGATGGTGTTTTAGATTTCTGATTACCAGGCGGAGAAGAACCAGAGCGACTTCGTCTCAGTGGCGTTCTAGATTTAGCTTTGCGTTGGGATGATCCAGAACGACTGCGCCTTGGTGGTGTCTGAGACTTTTGTTTTGGGCATGGAGAGGACTCTGAAAGGCTTCGCCTCACAGACAAACGGGATTTTGCTTTGGACCTTGGTGAAGAGAGAGACCTGCTCCGCCTAGAAGAAAGCCGCGATTTCTTCATTTCTGGACTTGAGTTGGACCTGCTCCTTCTCTGGGATGTGCGGGATTTGTTCTTCCGCTCTGATGATGAGCCAGACCTGCCCCTTCTTTGTGGTGTTCTAGAGTGAGATCTTCCCCGTCTAACTAGGCTTCTACTACGGGATCTTCCCCGTCTTGCTGGTGTCCTAGACTGAGATCTCCCTCTCCTGTTTGGGGTTCTAGAGCGTGACCGGCCACTTCGTCTAGTTGGTGTTCTAGAGCGTGACCGCCCACTTCGTCTTGCTGGTGTTCTAGAGCGTGAGCGCCCACGCCTGGCTGGGGTTCTGGAACGTGACCTGCCACTTCTCCTGGCTGGTGATCTACTACGAGACCTCCGTCGTACAGGTGATCGGGTCCTAGATCTGCGCCTTGCAGGTGTTCTAGACCGAGACCTGCCTCTCCGGGCAGGTGTTCTAGATCGTGACCTCCGCCTGGCAGGTGTTCTAGATCGTGACCTCCGCCTCGCGGGTGTTCTAGACCGAGACCTGCCTCTCCGGGCAGGTGTTCTAGAACGAGATCTACCCCTAGTTGCAGGGGATCTAGAGTGTGACCTGCCTCGTCTTGCTGATCTAGACCTGCCTCTTCTCTGTGTATTTCTGCTCCTGGACCAGCCTGGTCGCTGAGGAGACCTAGAGCGGCCACGTCGCTGGGGGCTTCTAGATCGTCCCCACCTCTGTGCAGAACGTGACCTACGCCACTGAGGTGACCGGGACCGAGAATGACCTCTCTTGGTAGGGGTTCGAGACCGAGACCGCCCCCTCTTATTGGTGGTAGGACTACGGGACCTCCCCACCCTACGGGAAGGAGTATGAGAATGTGACTTAGCCCGTTTTGCTCGGCCATGAGAGCGACTCTTGGATGCAGGAGAGGAACTCTCTCGGCGGGACCCAGGAGCTGGTGCCGGTTTAGGGCTTTCAGGGGAAGAGCTGGCATGCCGAGAAACTTTGGTAGGTTGAGGGGATGGTGGGCAGCTCTCTGAAGAAGATTGgggaggtttctcaggagacttaGGTGGTGAATGACCCTGGGCTGGAGAAGCCTCAGAAGGGGGGTTCACTGGCTCCTGACTTAAGGGGGTTGTTGCAAGGGGTTGTGGGGAGCCGCCATGTTGCTCAGCAAGGAGC contains:
- the SRRM2 gene encoding serine/arginine repetitive matrix protein 2 isoform X3; its protein translation is MYNGIGLPTPRGSGTNGYVQRNLSLVRGRRGERPDYKGEEELRRLEAALVKRPNPDILDHERKRRVELRCLELEEMMEEQGYEEQQIQEKVATFRLMLLEKDVNPGGKEENPGQRPAVTETHQLAELNEKKNERLRAAFGISDSYVDGSSFDPQRRAREAKQPAPEPPKPYSLVRESSSSRSPTPKQKKKKKKKDRGRRSESSSPRRERKKSSKKKKHRSESESKKRKHRSPTPKSKRKSKDKKRKRSRSTTPAPKSRRAHRSTSADSASSSDTSRSRSRSAAAKTHTTALAGQSPSPALGHRGEGDVPPREPGTTSIGQPSPEPSTKQPSSPSEDKDKKEKSAVRPSPSPERSNTGPEPPAPTLLLAEQHGGSPQPLATTPLSQEPVNPPSEASPAQGHSPPKSPEKPPQSSSESCPPSPQPTKVSRHASSSPESPKPAPAPGSRRESSSPASKSRSHGRAKRAKSHSHTPSRRVGRSRSPTTNKRGRSRSRTPTKRGHSRSRSPQWRRSRSAQRWGRSRSPQRRGRSRSPQRPGWSRSRNTQRRGRSRSARRGRSHSRSPATRGRSRSRTPARRGRSRSRTPARRRSRSRTPARRRSRSRTPARRGRSRSRTPARRRSRTRSPVRRRSRSRSPARRSGRSRSRTPARRGRSRSRTPARRSGRSRSRTPTRRSGRSRSRTPNRRGRSQSRTPARRGRSRSRSLVRRGRSHSRTPQRRGRSGSSSERKNKSRTSQRRSRSNSSPEMKKSRLSSRRSRSLSSPRSKAKSRLSVRRSLSESSPCPKQKSQTPPRRSRSGSSQRKAKSRTPLRRSRSGSSPPGNQKSKTPSRQSHSSSSPQPKAKSGTPPRQGSVTSPQVNEESATPQRRSRSESSPDPEVKSRTPSRHSCSGSSPSRVKSGTPPRRSRSGSSSPQPKVKAITSPVQSHSGFSSPSPSRMTSKTPPRQSRSVSPCSKTESRLLQRHSHSRSSSPDTKVKPGTPPRQSHSGSTSPCPKAKPQTPPGHNLGSKSPCSQEKSKDSLAQSCSESFSLCPGGKSSTPPSFLQQKGQSPTSPDSRSGTSSPEMRPSHSESPYLQSKSQTPPKGSCSRPSSPVAELAPRSPTRGELSASPRLKSEISPEQSRSQSDSFSYPAIDSKSLLGQSRLEPSESKEKTGLFLQEDVSASPPRPRDKLSPPPVQNRPESSPVLRDTPRTPSREKGGVRSSPDTKDQSSTLVKPSQDEELMEVVEKSEESSNQVLPHLSPELKEIAGSNVESSPEIEMPAVPLTLDQSQLQASSEEVPAMAPAWSGPHFSPEHKELSNSPPRENSFGSPLEFRNSGGPVAEMNTGFSPEGKDLNGPFPNQLETDPSLDVKEQSTRSSRHSSSELSPDVVEKAGMSSNQSVSSPVLEAIPRTPSRERSSSASSPELKDGLPRTPSRRSRSGSSPGLRDGSGTPSRHSLSGSSPGMKDIPRTPSRGRSECDSSPEPKALPQTPRPRSRSPSSPELNNKCLTPQRERSGSESSVEQKTVARTPLGQRRRSGSSQELDGKPSASPQERSESDSSPDSKANTRMPLRQRSHSGSSPEVDSKSRPSPRRSRSGSSPEVKEKPRAAPRAQSGSDSSPEPKAPAPRVLPRRSRSGSSSKGRGPSPEGSSSSESSPEHPPKSRTARRSSRSSPEPKTKSRTPPRRRSSRSSPEVTRKARLSRRSRSASSSPETRSRTPPRRRRSPSVSSPEPAEKSRSSRRRRSASSPRTKTASRRGRSPSPKPRGLQRSRSRSRREKTRATRRRDRSGSSQSTSRRRQRSRSRSRVTRRRRGGSGYHSRSPARQESSRTSSRRRRGRSRTPPTSRKRSRSRTSPAPWKRSRSRASPATHRRSRSRTPLVSRRRSRSRTSPVSRRRSRSRTSVTRRRSRSRASPVSRRRSRSRTPPVTRRRSRSRTPTRRRSRSRTPPVTRRRSRSRTPPVTRRRSRSRTSPITRRRSRSRTSPVTRRRSRSRTSPVTRRRSRSRTSPVTRRRSRSRTPPAIRRRSRSRTPLLPRKRSRSRSPLAIRRRSRSRTPRTTRGKRSLTRSPPAIRRRSASGSSSDRSRSATPPATRNHSGSRTPPVALNSSRMGCFSRPSMSPTPLDRCRSPGVLEPLGSSRTPMSVLQQAGGSMMDGPGPRIPDHPRASVPENHAQSRIALALTAISLGTARPPPSMSAAGLAARMSQVPAPVPLMSLRTAPAASLASRIPAASAAAMNLASARTPALPSAVNLADSRTPAAAAAMNLASPRTAVAPSAVNLADPRTPTAPAVNLAGARTPAALAALSLTGSGTAPTAANYPSSSRAPQAPAPANLVGPRSAHATAPVNIASSRTPPALAPANLTSARMAPALSGANLTSPRVPLSAYERVSGRTSPPLLDRARSRTPPGGPGSRTPPSAPSQSRVTSERAPSPASRMVQAPSQSALPPAQDRPRSPVPSAFSDQSRSLLAQTTPVAGSQSLSSGTVAKTTSSAGDHNGMLSGPVPEVSHSEGGEPPACAGAQQPSTLAALQPAKERRSSSSSSSSSSSSSSSSSSSSSSSSSGSSSSDSEGSSLPAQPEVALKRVPSPAPAPKEAVREGRPQEPAPAKRKRRSSSSSSSSSSSSSSSSSSSSSSSSSSSSSSSSSSSSSTSSSPSPAKPGPQALPKPASPKKPPPGERRSRSPRKPIDSLRDSRSLSYSPAERRRPSPQPSPRDQQSSSERGSRRSQRGDSRSPGHKRRKETPSPRPVRHRSSRSP